The following are encoded in a window of Procambarus clarkii isolate CNS0578487 chromosome 33, FALCON_Pclarkii_2.0, whole genome shotgun sequence genomic DNA:
- the LOC123765337 gene encoding dentin sialophosphoprotein-like, with protein sequence MSLTSPDLKPLHMLQWVHNGGRVCVIIVECGSLGAGVEHAQDSSALDSSAQDSSAQDSSAHDSSAQDSSDQDSSDQDSSAQDSSDQDSSAQDSSAQDSSALDSSAQDSSAQDSSAQDSSAQDSSAQDSSALDSSAQDSSDQDSSAHDSSAQDSSAQDSSAQDSSALDSSALDSSGQDSSAQDSSGQDSSGQDSSAQDSSAQDSSAQDSSAQDSSGQDSSGQDSSAQDSSSQDSSAQDSSAQDSSAQDSSGQDSSAQDSSDQGSSAQDSSAQDSSAQDSSAQDSSAQDSSAQDSSAQDSSAHDSSAEDSSTQDSSAEDSTAQDRSAQDSSAEDSSAQDSSAQDSSAQDSSAQNSSDQGSSGQDSSAQDSSAQDSSAQDSSA encoded by the coding sequence TGGGTACACAATGGGGGCCGAGTGTGTGTAATAATAGTGGAGTGTGGTAGTCTGGGTGCTGGTGTGGAGCATGCGCAGGACAGCAGTGCCCTGGACAGCAGTGCCCAGGACAGCAGTGCCCAGGACAGTAGTGCCCATGACAGTAGTGCCCAGGACAGCAGTGACCAGGACAGCAGTGACCAGGACAGTAGTGCCCAGGACAGCAGTGACCAGGACAGCAGTGCCCAGGACAGCAGTGCCCAGGACAGCAGTGCCCTGGACAGTAGTGCCCAGGACAGTAGTGCCCAGGACAGCAGTGCCCAGGACAGTAGTGCCCAGGACAGTAGTGCCCAGGACAGTAGTGCCCTGGACAGTAGTGCCCAGGACAGCAGTGACCAGGACAGTAGTGCCCATGACAGTAGTGCCCAGGACAGCAGTGCCCAGGACAGCAGTGCCCAGGACAGCAGTGCCCTGGACAGTAGTGCCCTGGACAGCAGTGGCCAGGACAGCAGTGCCCAGGACAGCAGTGGCCAGGACAGCAGTGGCCAGGACAGCAGTGCTCAGGACAGCAGTGCCCAGGACAGCAGTGCCCAGGACAGCAGTGCCCAGGACAGCAGTGGCCAGGACAGCAGTGGCCAGGACAGTAGTGCCCAGGACAGCAGTTCCCAGGACAGCAGTGCCCAGGACAGCAGTGCCCAGGACAGCAGTGCCCAGGACAGCAGTGGCCAGGACAGCAGTGCCCAGGACAGCAGTGACCAGGGCAGCAGTGCCCAGGACAGCAGTGCTCAGGACAGCAGTGCCCAGGACAGCAGTGCCCAGGACAGCAGTGCCCAGGACAGCAGTGCCCAGGACAGCAGTGCTCAGGACAGCAGTGCCCATGACAGCAGTGCCGAGGACAGCAGTACCCAGGACAGCAGTGCTGAGGACAGCACTGCCCAGGACCGCAGTGCCCAGGACAGCAGTGCCGAGGACAGTAGTGCCCAGGACAGCAGTGCCCAGGACAGTAGTGCCCAGGACAGCAGTGCCCAGAACAGCAGTGACCAGGGCAGCAGTGGCCAGGACAGCAGTGCCCAGGACAGCAGTGCCCAAGACAGCAGTGCCCAGGACAGCAGTGCCTAG